The region CAGGACGCGCATCACCTGCGCCTTCTCCGGGATGTCGTCCTCGATGTCGAGCAGCCGCTCGACGCCGAGCACGTAGGCGGTCTCGTTGTAGAACGGGGAGAGGTAGTCCATCCGGGTGCAGAAGGTCGTGCCCTGCACCCAGGAGCGGTACTCCATGTTCTTCTCGATGCCGGTGTGGAGGTAGCCGATGCCGCACCGGGCCTCGGTGACCGTCTCGCCCTCGAGCTCGAGGATCAGCCGGAGCACGCCGTGCGTCGACGGGTGCTGCGGACCCATGTTGACCACGACCCGCTCCTCGGCGGACTCGCCGATGCTCTGGGTGATCGAGTCCCAGTCCTGGCCGGTGACGGTGAAGACCTTGCCCTGGCTGGTGTCGCCGGGCGCTGCGTAGAAGTCCTGTTCGGTGACCATCAGTTGTACGACCTCCGCTGGTCCGGCGGCGGGATCGACCCGCCCTTGTACTCGACGGGGATGCCGCCGAGCGGGTAGTCCTTGCGCTGCGGGTGTCCCGGCCAGTCGTCGGGCATGAGCACCCGGGTCAGGGCCGGGTGGCCGTCGAAGACGATCCCGAACATGTCCCAGGTCTCGCGCTCGTGCCAGTCGAGCGTCGGGTAGATGCTCACCAGGCTCGGGACGTGCGGGTCGCTGTCGGGAGCCGAGACCTCGACGCGGATGCGCCGGTTGTGGGTCATCGACGTGAAGTGGTAGACCGCGTGCAGCTCGCGACCGGTGTCGTCGGGGTAGTGGACCCCGCTGACACCGGAGCAGAACTCGAAGCGCAGTGCGTCGTCGTCGCGGAGCATCTGCGCGACGAACGGCAGGTCCTCGCGGCGCACGTGGAAGGTGATCTCGCCGCGGTGCACCACGACGCTCTCGATCGCGGTGGTCAGCTCGGTCGCCTCGAGCCGCGCCTCCAGCGCACCCGCGACCTCGTCGAACCAACCGGTCCCCCCTGAGTCGGTCGAAGGGCCGTAGGGCTTCGCCGACGGGGCCGGGAAGACCTTCGCGCTGACGAGCCCGCCGTAGCCGGAGGTGTCGCCGGAGCCCTTGACGCCGAACATGCCGTGGCGCTCGCCGACCGAGCGCACCTCGCCGGTCGGGGCGGGCACGTTCTCCGGCGACTGCTCCTCGGCGGGCTGCTCGACCCCGCCTCCGGTGCCGGTCTCGGCCTTGGCCGCCTCGAGGTTCTTCTCCTCGGAGGGGCGTGCGGACTCGTTGGCGTCGGTCTTGTCGTCCGACTCGTCCCTGGCCTCGCCCGCTGCCTTCTCGTCGGGCTTGCCGTCAGGCTTCTCGCTCACCGCAGCAGCCCCTTCATCTCCGAGGTCGGGAGCGCGCGCAGGGCGGCGGTCTCGAGCTCCTCGATCTCGTTCTTGCGGTTCACGCCCAGCTTGGTCTGCTGCACCTGGTCGTGGAGCTTGAGGATCGCGTCGATCAGCATCTCCGGGCGGGGCGGGCAGCCGGGGAGGTACATGTCGACGGGGACGACGTGGTCGACGCCCTGGACGACGGCGTAGTTGTTGAACATGCCGCCGGAGGAGGCGCAGACACCCATCGCGAGCACCCACTTGGGCTCGGGCATCTGGTCGTAGATCTGGCGCAGGACCGGGGCCATCTTCTGGCTCACGCGGCCGGCCACGATCATCAGGTCGGCCTGGCGCGGGCTGGCCCGGAAGACCTCCATGCCGAAGCGCCCGAGGTCGTACTTCGGGCCGCCGCTGGTCATCATCTCGATGGCGCAGCAGGCCAGGCCGAAGGTCGCCGGCCAGAAGGACGCCTTGCGCATGTAGCCGGCGACCCCCTCGACGGTGGTCAGCAGGACGCCGGACGGCAGCTTCTCCTCGAGACCCATGTCAGTCCCAGTCCAATCCTCCGCGGCGCCACACGTAGGCGTAGGCCACGAACACGGTTGCGATGAAGAGGACCATCTCGACGAGGCCGAAGAGGGCCATCTGGTCGAAGTGGACGGCCCACGGGTACAGGAAGATGATCTCGATGTCGAAGACGATGAAGAGCATCGCGGTGATGAAGTACTTGACCGGGAAGCGGCCCCCGCCGACCGGCTGCGGC is a window of Nocardioides oleivorans DNA encoding:
- a CDS encoding NuoB/complex I 20 kDa subunit family protein codes for the protein MGLEEKLPSGVLLTTVEGVAGYMRKASFWPATFGLACCAIEMMTSGGPKYDLGRFGMEVFRASPRQADLMIVAGRVSQKMAPVLRQIYDQMPEPKWVLAMGVCASSGGMFNNYAVVQGVDHVVPVDMYLPGCPPRPEMLIDAILKLHDQVQQTKLGVNRKNEIEELETAALRALPTSEMKGLLR
- a CDS encoding NADH-quinone oxidoreductase subunit C → MPAPTGEVRSVGERHGMFGVKGSGDTSGYGGLVSAKVFPAPSAKPYGPSTDSGGTGWFDEVAGALEARLEATELTTAIESVVVHRGEITFHVRREDLPFVAQMLRDDDALRFEFCSGVSGVHYPDDTGRELHAVYHFTSMTHNRRIRVEVSAPDSDPHVPSLVSIYPTLDWHERETWDMFGIVFDGHPALTRVLMPDDWPGHPQRKDYPLGGIPVEYKGGSIPPPDQRRSYN
- a CDS encoding NADH-quinone oxidoreductase subunit A, with amino-acid sequence MDLYTPILALALIATGFAVFSVIMSAFIGPKRYNRAKLDSYECGIEPTPQPVGGGRFPVKYFITAMLFIVFDIEIIFLYPWAVHFDQMALFGLVEMVLFIATVFVAYAYVWRRGGLDWD